CTCGAGCAGGGGACCGTCTCGGCCATCCCTGACCGACCTGGCGACGTGGATGCGGCAGTTTGTGTCCACGCCGATCAAGTCGGCATCGAACGCGGTGTGGTGAAGGGTCGACATGCAGATGCCGTTGGTCACGGTCGCCGGGCCGTCTTCGGCATCCGGCAGGATGTGCGCCCCCACGAGCAGTCGAGACAACGTCAGACCGCTGAAGGCGCAGCGATGGCCGTACGCGGACTTGGTCCGGCTGCTGAACCATGCCTGGTGATTCCTCCGCTTCGTAGCGACAAGCGTGTAGGACCGCTCACGCAGTTCGGCAGAGGAGCCGGCGGCTTGCGCGGCCTGGATGGAGCTCATCGTCGGATGGAAGGCGTCCGCGGCGGCGAGAAGGACGCGTCCGGCGTCGAAGTCGAGTTCTTCCACCCACACAGGCGAGAGCGGCTCGTACACGGCAGGCGAGACGCCAACGAAGTAGATCAGGGCCGCGCTCCGACTGTACGCCTCCTCGAGGGCCCGGTTGGTGGAATCCCCCCTGCCACCGCGAGCGAGGTCGTAGGCAAGCAGTCCTGTTCGATAGTCCGGCTCGCCCATCTGATCGCGATACCAAAACCGCCGACCCGCCCGAGGAGCCACCGTCTTGATGCTGAGCGCCGCGCTCATCTGCCTCGGCTTGAATATGCCGACGGCGCGG
The nucleotide sequence above comes from bacterium. Encoded proteins:
- a CDS encoding HNH endonuclease, translated to MVDGVRADPDAAIRAAAFAELDRLRFAHGPKLPWSVIDRGFRFRGEKIHFAGRAVGIFKPRQMSAALSIKTVAPRAGRRFWYRDQMGEPDYRTGLLAYDLARGGRGDSTNRALEEAYSRSAALIYFVGVSPAVYEPLSPVWVEELDFDAGRVLLAAADAFHPTMSSIQAAQAAGSSAELRERSYTLVATKRRNHQAWFSSRTKSAYGHRCAFSGLTLSRLLVGAHILPDAEDGPATVTNGICMSTLHHTAFDADLIGVDTNCRIHVARSVRDGRDGPLLESLKGLDGAGLRLPARSEDHPDREFLDWRFQRFLETAD